A genome region from Pelodiscus sinensis isolate JC-2024 chromosome 27, ASM4963464v1, whole genome shotgun sequence includes the following:
- the LOC102443684 gene encoding gastricsin-like, protein MKWLILSLVCLHLSEGMVRVPLKRFKSMREVMKEKGVLKDYLKNHKYDPASKYFTNFAIAYEPLVNYMDMSYYGAISIGTPPQTFLVLFDTGSSNLWVPSTYCQSQSCTSHTMFNPSASSTYTSNGQTFSLQYGSGSLTGIFGYDTVTIEDVSITKQEFGLSETEPGTNFLYAQFDGILGLGFPAISSGGATTVMQGLMQENLISAPLFSFYLSGQEGIQDGGELLFGGVNPNLYTGQIVWTPVTQDAYWQIGIQGFSVNGQSTGWCSSGCQGIVDTGTSLLTAPQAIFSQLMQDIGAQQNSYGEYEVSCSSISSMPTISFTIGGASFPLSPSAYVLQSKSSQCTVGISPTYLPSQNGQPLWILGDVFLRSYYSVYDVGSNQVGFAPAV, encoded by the exons AGTCCCCCTGAAGAGATTCAAATCCATGCGGGAGGTGATGAAGGAGAAAGGTGTACTCAAGGACTATCTGAAGAACCACAAGTATGACCCAGCCAGCAAGTACTTCACCAACTTTGCTATTGCCTATGAACCCCTGGTTAACTACATGGAT ATGTCCTACTATGGGGCGATCAGCATTGGAACCCCGCCGCAGACCTTCCTGGTTCTCTTCGACACCGGCTCCTCCAACCTGTGGGTGCCCTCCACATACTGCCAGAGCCAGTCCTGCA cctcccacacgATGTTCAACCCCAGCGCTTCCTCCACTTACACTTCCAATGGACAGACCTTCTCTCTGCAGTACGGGAGCGGCAGCCTCACGGGGATCTTTGGCTACGACACTGTGACC ATCGAAGACGTTTCCATCACCAAGCAGGAGTTTGGCCTGAGCGAGACCGAGCCTGGCACCAACTTCCTCTATGCTCAGTTTGACGGGATCCTGGGGCTGGGCTTCCCTGCCATTTCTTCCGGCGGTGCCACCACCGTCATGCAAGGCCTCATGCAGGAGAACCTGATCAGCGCTCCGCTCTTCAGCTTCTACCTGAGCGG GCAAGAGGGCATTCAAGATGGCGGCGAGCTTCTCTTTGGAGGGGTTAACCCCAATCTGTACACCGGTCAGATTGTCTGGACGCCCGTCACCCAGGACGCTTACTGGCAAATTGGAATTCAAGG GTTCTCGGTTAATGGAcagtccaccggctggtgcagcaGCGGCTGCCAGGGGATTGTGGACACCGGAACGTCCCTGCTCACTGCCCCACAAGCCATCTTCTCTCAGCTGATGCAGGACATAGGTGCTCAGCAGAACAGCTATGGTGAG TACGAGGTGAGCTGCAGCAGCATTAGCAGCATGCCGACCATCTCCTTCACCATCGGCGGCGCGAGCTTCCCGCTGAGCCCGTCTGCCTACGTGCTCCAG AGCAAGAGCAGCCAGTGTACCGTGGGCATTTCACCCACTTATCTGCCCTCCCAGAACGGGCAGCCCCTCTGGATCCTGGGTGATGTCTTCCTCCGGTCCTATTACTCTGTGTACGACGTCGGAAGCAATCAGGTGGGCTTTGCCCCAGCTGTGTAA